Proteins from a genomic interval of Gossypium hirsutum isolate 1008001.06 chromosome A09, Gossypium_hirsutum_v2.1, whole genome shotgun sequence:
- the LOC107889505 gene encoding uncharacterized protein, translated as MAKPHSFPDKQTWGTWEELLLACAVHRYGNNSWDSVAMELQKRTSTFQHLFFTPLSCQQKFQDLKRRFAENDNDDGETTNNNNSTITVPWLDELRRLRVAELRREVQQYDLSIVSLQMKVQKLKEEREQSLTKNGKETEKSDLEREKGSEKKEENETENIARRPVNSREESERENHSVNESNSTDPKEESPGTVPDEAKDEPEPVEPDGGETGKEVQSVKPGGEASCNGSCDSVAKGSAENSERVDPRETGDSPESVAESKGEEPNRESSDVRSSASLSGKEKKNAEPDEPDNGELDQSPSIKKVSVESQPLVAFLEIFRSHKLGSFFERRLGSQKTPDYSNLIRQHLDLETIGMRVEEGWYSGCKSKFFRDLLLLLTNAIIFFGKESSEYAAAIEFRQLVSKEIGTQFRNSSVLPKEQSSSRVPESQMSLKPEPQLSLSLSMKPKLSVPLIACRKRSSITAKSSTSSSGQEKKRQLLASLMNEKPALGWKQHDKSTEESPVAKKRTRESSASGSRKASKNAKARSNTNTSKNPGTNTNAAISSKGGSSNDNSESKGGEKEKSNSKTASSKKPSAANFLNRMRSSLSGNEPLTETLKGVITSDKGKGGGDAGEHKKNSASSKGDQQKDRTPTTRTRSGGKRTSPAKRSTGRPPKRVPATQSAPPGKRGREAVENHSGGGQAKKRSRK; from the exons atggcTAAACCCCACAGCTTTCCCGATAAACAAACATGGGGTACTTGGGAGGAGCTTTTACTCGCCTGCGCCGTTCATCGTTACGGTAACAACAGTTGGGACTCCGTTGCTATGGAACTACAGAAGCGAACTTCTACGTTCCAACATCTCTTCTTTACTCCCCTTTCTTGTCAACAGAAGTTTCAAGACCTTAAACGCCGTTTCGCTGAAAACGACAACGACGACGGCGAAACTACTAATAACAACAACTCCACCATCACCGTTCCTTGGCTTGATGAGCTCCGGAGACTCCGCGTCGCCGAACTACGCCGCGAAGTCCAACAATATGATCTCTCTATCGT GTCCTTACAAATGAAGGTGCAGAAATTAAAAGAAGAGAGAGAACAGAGCTTGACAAAGAACGGAAAGGAAACTGAAAAATCGGATCTGGAGCGAGAAAAGGGAAgtgaaaaaaaggaagaaaacgaAACGGAGAACATTGCCCGACGCCCCGTTAATAGCAGGGAAGAGTCCGAGCGGGAGAACCATTCGGTAAACGAGTCGAACTCTACAGATCCGAAAGAGGAATCTCCGGGAACCGTACCAGACGAAGCGAAAGATGAACCGGAACCTGTCGAACCGGATGGAGGTGAAACGGGGAAAGAGGTGCAGAGCGTGAAGCCTGGGGGAGAAGCTTCGTGCAACGGGAGCTGTGATAGTGTGGCGAAGGGCTCAGCTGAAAACTCAGAGCGAGTTGACCCGAGAGAAACCGGTGATTCGCCGGAGTCAGTAGCCGAGTCTAAGGGAGAAGAACCTAATAGAGAGAGCAGCGATGTACGGAGCTCCGCTAGCTTGTCcgggaaggaaaagaaaaatgctgAACCGGACGAACCGGATAATGGGGAGTTGGACCAATCTCCCTCCATCAAGAAGGTGTCCGTTGAATCTCAGCCGTTGGTTGCGTTCCTCGAGATCTTCCGGTCTCATAAGCTCGGCTCCTTTTTCGAGCGCCGACTCGGAAGCCAG AAAACACCGGATTACTCAAACTTGATCCGGCAACATCTTGACTTAGAGACTATTGGCATGAGGGTTGAAGAAGGCTGGTATTCAGGATGTAAAAGCAAGTTCTTTAGAGACTTGCTGTTGCTTTTAACCAATGCCATCATTTTCTTCGGCAAGGAATCCTCAGAATACGCTGCGGCTATTGAGTTTCGACAACTTGTCTCCAAGGAGATTGGTACCCAGTTTCGCAATTCAAGCGTATTGCCCAAAGAACAATCATCAAGTAGGGTGCCTGAATCCCAGATGTCATTGAAACCAGAACCCCAACTGTCACTCTCCTTGTCAATGAAACCTAAACTATCAGTCCCATTGATTGCTTGTCGCAAACGCAGCTCGATTACTGCCAAATCGTCAACATCATCTTCAGGGCAAGAGAAAAAAAGGCAGCTGCTAGCTTCATTGATGAATGAGAAACCGGCTCTAGGTTGGAAGCAGCATGACAAATCCACTGAGGAAAGTCCTGTAGCAAAGAAGAGAACAAGAGAAAGTTCGGCCTCAGGTTCAAGAAAAGCAAGCAAAAATGCAAAGGCTAGGAGTAATACAAACACAAGCAAGAATCCAGGTACCAATACCAATGCTGCCATTTCAAGCAAAGGTGGATCCTCAAATGATAACTCGGAATCCAAGGGTGGTGAGAAGGAGAAGAGCAACAGCAAAACTGCGAGTTCAAAGAAGCCAAGTGCAGCGAATTTCTTGAATAGAATGAGGAGCTCTTTATCCGGTAATGAGCCATTGACAGAGACACTGAAGGGTGTGATTACTTCTGATAAGGGTAAAGGAGGAGGAGATGCAGGTGAGCATAAGAAAAACAGCGCCAGCAGCAAAGGTGATCAACAGAAGGATCGAACTCCGACTACACGGACACGTTCTGGAGGAAAAAGAACGAGTCCGGCAAAGAGGAGCACAGGAAGACCGCCTAAAAGAGTGCCTGCTACCCAATCAGCTCCTCCTGGCAAACGGGGAAGGGAAGCTGTTGAGAACCATTCAGGTGGTGGACAGGCAAAGAAGCGTTCAAGAAAATGA